In Tepidimonas taiwanensis, the following are encoded in one genomic region:
- a CDS encoding ATP-binding protein, with translation MQRRKLPIGIQTFREIREEGCYYVDKTPYAIRLIEQGKHYFLSRPRRFGKSLFLDTLAELFSGNRALFEGLYAEAHWDWSVRYPVIRISFAAGRLETREALEAHIAAELEGNAQRLGVMLADAADSHLRFRALIQAAVARHGQRAVVLIDEYDKPILDNLGDKAVAAAMREGLRNLYSVLKDQDAHLRFVFLTGVSKFSKVSIFSGLNNLNDITLDARYSAICGYTDEDIDTVFAPELEGLDREEIRRWYNGYGWLGERVYNPFDLLLLFDKRSYRAWWFETGTPTFLIELLKERHTFTPKLDTLVADDQLLGAFDVEYIATEAILWQTGYLTIVDVESAGGITEYRLGYPNREVESAFNTALLRAWVPQAPMPLALYKKFAALDFDALKTHFESLYASIPADWYRNNPITQYEGYWASVFYSHIASLGLDLTPEDVTNQGRIDLTLKLDAAIVVIEFKRIAGKEPTGEAIAQLKARGYADKYRADGRPVYLLGVEFSAERRNVVGWDVVKDGSGNPMH, from the coding sequence ATGCAGCGCCGCAAGCTCCCGATTGGCATCCAGACCTTTCGCGAAATCCGCGAAGAGGGCTGCTATTACGTCGACAAGACGCCCTACGCCATCCGGCTCATCGAGCAAGGCAAGCACTATTTCCTCTCGCGCCCCCGCCGTTTTGGCAAGAGCCTGTTTCTGGATACGCTGGCCGAGCTGTTTTCGGGTAACCGGGCCTTGTTCGAAGGGCTGTATGCCGAAGCCCACTGGGACTGGTCGGTGCGCTATCCGGTCATTCGCATCAGCTTCGCCGCTGGACGACTCGAAACCCGCGAGGCGCTCGAGGCCCACATCGCCGCCGAGCTCGAAGGCAATGCCCAGCGCCTGGGCGTGATGCTCGCGGACGCCGCCGACAGCCACCTGCGCTTTCGCGCGCTCATCCAAGCCGCGGTGGCGCGGCACGGCCAGCGCGCGGTCGTCCTCATCGACGAGTACGACAAGCCCATCCTGGACAACCTCGGCGACAAGGCGGTGGCCGCCGCGATGCGAGAGGGCTTGCGCAACTTGTACTCGGTCCTCAAAGACCAGGACGCGCACCTGCGCTTCGTGTTCTTAACCGGCGTGTCCAAATTCAGCAAGGTCTCCATCTTCTCGGGCCTGAACAACCTCAACGACATCACGCTCGATGCGCGCTACAGCGCGATATGCGGCTATACGGATGAGGACATCGACACCGTCTTCGCCCCGGAGTTGGAGGGGCTCGACCGCGAGGAAATCCGGCGCTGGTACAACGGCTACGGGTGGCTGGGCGAGCGCGTCTACAACCCGTTTGACCTCTTGCTGCTCTTTGACAAGCGCAGCTACCGCGCCTGGTGGTTCGAGACCGGAACACCCACTTTCCTCATCGAGCTGTTAAAAGAGCGGCACACCTTCACCCCGAAGCTCGACACCCTGGTGGCAGACGACCAGCTGCTCGGGGCGTTCGATGTCGAGTACATCGCCACCGAAGCCATCCTGTGGCAAACCGGCTATCTGACCATCGTCGATGTGGAAAGCGCCGGCGGTATCACCGAGTACCGGCTGGGCTATCCCAACCGGGAGGTGGAGAGCGCCTTCAACACGGCGCTGCTGCGCGCGTGGGTGCCGCAGGCACCGATGCCGCTGGCCTTGTACAAAAAATTCGCGGCGCTGGATTTTGACGCCCTCAAGACCCACTTCGAGAGCCTCTACGCCTCCATCCCCGCCGACTGGTACCGCAACAACCCGATCACCCAGTACGAAGGCTACTGGGCCAGTGTCTTCTACTCACACATCGCGAGCCTCGGCTTGGACCTCACACCCGAGGACGTCACCAACCAGGGGCGTATCGACCTGACGTTGAAGCTCGACGCCGCCATCGTCGTCATCGAGTTCAAGCGCATCGCGGGCAAAGAACCAACCGGCGAAGCCATCGCCCAACTGAAGGCCCGCGGATACGCGGACAAGTACCGCGCGGACGGCCGCCCTGTCTATCTGCTGGGCGTGGAGTTCAGCGCCGAGCGGCGCAACGTCGTGGGGTGGGACGTGGTCAAGGATGGCTCCGGCAACCCGATGCACTGA
- the dnaN gene encoding DNA polymerase III subunit beta, whose product MIVLQTTQERLLTALQTVAGIVERRHTLPILANVLIQRAGPLVQLTTSDLEIQIRATAELGGDDQPFATTVGARKLIDILRTLPAEQKVTLETAGERLVLRAGKSRFTLQTLPAQDFPLVQESPTFGPVFAVPQKVLKRLLAQVSFAMAAQDIRYYLNGILFVAEGRQLTLVATDGHRLALASSELDVEVPKQEVILPRKTVLELQRLLSDHDGAIEMRFASNQAKFAFDGLEFVTKLVEGKFPDYQRVIPRAHRNVVVLGRAPLLAALQRAAIMTTDKFKGVRLHLEPGLLQVAANNADQEEAVDELDIEYSGDVIDIGFNVTYLTEALGNMGQELVRIELQDGNASALITIPDDDRFKYVVMPMRI is encoded by the coding sequence ATGATCGTCCTGCAAACGACCCAGGAACGGCTGCTCACGGCCCTGCAGACGGTGGCCGGCATCGTCGAGCGCCGCCACACGCTGCCGATTCTGGCCAATGTTCTGATCCAGCGCGCCGGCCCGCTGGTGCAGCTGACCACGTCCGACCTGGAGATCCAGATCCGCGCCACCGCCGAGCTGGGGGGCGACGACCAGCCGTTTGCCACCACCGTGGGCGCGCGCAAGCTGATCGACATTCTGCGCACGCTGCCGGCGGAGCAGAAGGTGACGCTGGAGACCGCGGGTGAGCGGCTGGTGCTGCGCGCGGGCAAGAGCCGTTTCACGCTGCAGACGCTGCCGGCGCAGGATTTCCCGCTGGTGCAGGAGTCGCCGACGTTTGGCCCGGTGTTCGCGGTGCCGCAAAAGGTGCTCAAGCGGCTGCTGGCGCAGGTGTCGTTCGCGATGGCGGCGCAGGACATCCGCTACTACCTCAACGGCATTCTGTTCGTCGCCGAGGGGCGGCAGCTGACGCTGGTGGCCACGGACGGGCACCGGCTGGCGCTGGCCAGTTCCGAACTCGACGTCGAGGTGCCCAAGCAGGAGGTCATCCTGCCGCGCAAGACCGTGCTGGAGCTGCAGCGGCTGCTCTCTGACCACGACGGTGCGATCGAGATGCGCTTCGCCAGCAACCAGGCCAAGTTCGCCTTCGACGGGCTGGAGTTCGTCACCAAGCTGGTGGAGGGCAAGTTCCCGGACTACCAGCGCGTCATCCCGCGCGCGCACCGCAACGTGGTCGTGCTCGGCCGCGCGCCGCTGCTGGCCGCGTTGCAGCGCGCCGCCATCATGACCACCGACAAGTTCAAGGGCGTGCGGCTGCACCTGGAGCCGGGGCTGCTGCAGGTGGCGGCGAACAACGCGGACCAGGAAGAGGCGGTCGACGAGCTCGACATCGAATACAGCGGCGACGTCATCGACATCGGTTTCAACGTCACCTACCTTACCGAGGCGCTCGGCAACATGGGCCAGGAGCTCGTGCGCATCGAGCTGCAAGACGGCAACGCCTCCGCGCTGATCACGATTCCGGATGACGACCGCTTCAAGTACGTCGTCATGCCGATGCGCATTTGA
- the lipA gene encoding lipoyl synthase has translation MPMATATPTPPTPAAYDPTAKQKSAAKTMRIPIKVEPAPALKKPEWIRVKAGSPSTRFYEIKEILRANRLVTVCEEASCPNIGECFGKGTATFMIMGDKCTRRCPFCDVGHGRPDPLDPEEPENLARTIAALKLRYVVITSVDRDDLRDGGAGHFVACIQRVRALSPTTRIEILTPDFRGRDDRALEILSAAPPDVMNHNLETVPRLYKQARPGSDYAFSLNLLKKFKERFPHIPTKSGLMVGLGETDDEILQVMRDLRAHGVDMLTIGQYLAPSAHHLPVRRYVHPDTFRMFEEQAYAMGFTHAAVGAMVRSSYHADQQAHAAGVVEG, from the coding sequence ATGCCCATGGCCACCGCGACCCCCACGCCCCCGACCCCTGCCGCCTACGACCCGACGGCCAAGCAAAAAAGCGCGGCCAAGACGATGCGCATCCCGATCAAGGTGGAGCCCGCGCCCGCGCTGAAAAAACCCGAGTGGATCCGTGTCAAGGCCGGCAGCCCCAGCACGCGCTTTTACGAGATCAAGGAGATCCTGCGCGCCAACCGGCTCGTCACCGTGTGCGAGGAAGCCTCCTGCCCCAACATCGGCGAGTGCTTCGGCAAGGGCACGGCCACCTTCATGATCATGGGCGACAAGTGCACGCGGCGCTGCCCGTTCTGCGACGTCGGCCACGGCCGCCCCGACCCGCTCGACCCCGAGGAACCGGAAAACCTCGCGCGCACCATCGCGGCGCTGAAGCTGCGCTACGTCGTCATCACGAGCGTGGACCGCGACGACCTGCGCGACGGCGGAGCGGGTCATTTCGTCGCCTGCATCCAGCGCGTGCGGGCGCTCTCGCCCACGACGCGCATCGAGATCCTGACCCCGGACTTCCGCGGGCGCGACGACCGCGCGCTGGAAATCCTGTCGGCCGCGCCGCCGGACGTAATGAACCACAACCTCGAGACGGTGCCGCGGCTCTACAAACAGGCGCGCCCCGGCTCGGACTATGCGTTCAGCCTGAACCTGCTGAAGAAGTTCAAGGAACGCTTTCCGCACATCCCGACCAAGAGCGGGCTGATGGTGGGCCTGGGCGAGACGGACGACGAGATCCTGCAGGTGATGCGCGACCTGCGCGCGCACGGCGTGGACATGCTCACGATCGGCCAGTACCTGGCGCCGAGCGCCCACCACCTGCCGGTGCGCCGCTACGTGCACCCGGACACCTTCCGGATGTTCGAGGAGCAGGCGTACGCGATGGGCTTCACGCACGCCGCGGTGGGCGCGATGGTGCGGAGCAGCTACCACGCCGACCAGCAGGCGCACGCGGCCGGCGTGGTGGAGGGCTGA
- the gyrB gene encoding DNA topoisomerase (ATP-hydrolyzing) subunit B, with amino-acid sequence MNDTPTPDTPSTAGYGADAIQILEGLEAVRKRPGMYIGDTSDGTGLHHLVFEVVDNSIDEALAGHCDDIVVTIHTDNSISVVDNGRGIPTGIKWDDKHEPKRSAAEIALTELHAGGKFNQNSYKVSGGLHGVGVSCVNALSRWLRLTVRREGKVHVLEFARGVVQNRLVETVAGPDGQPVEVSPMRVIGATDKRGTEVHFLPDTEIFRENHDFHYEILAKRLRELSFLNNGVRIRLIDERTGKADDFSGAGGVRGFVGFINAGKKVLHPTVFHATGARPAESYGGIPGTEIGVEVAMQWNDGYAETVLCYTNNIPQRDGGTHLTGLRAAMTRVIGKYIEANELAKKAKVEVTGDDMREGLCCVLSVKVPEPKFSSQTKDKLVSSEVRAPVEDIVARALTDYLEEHPNDAKIICGKIVEAARAREAARKAREMTRRKGVLDGLGLPGKLADCQEKDPALSELYIVEGDSAGGSAKQGRDRKFQAILPLRGKILNVEKARYEKLLSSNEILTLITALGTGIGRASDDDGGKGKNGADDFDIAKLRYHRIIIMTDADVDGAHIRTLLLTFFYRQMPELVERGHIYIAQPPLYKVKSGKEELYLKDDAALEAFLLRVALKDASVHTGGESNTVLTGETLAELARLHQAAEGVIARLSVFMDAAALRAIADGVALNLDDMEAAAASAAALQAALREGEGNAVPAEVSAEFDARTDKPLLRISRRHHGNVRSSVITQDFVHGADYAVLAEAARTFQGLLGEGAKVVRGDGERAREAAVPNFRAAMRWLLAEAERTTTRQRYKGLGEMNPEQLWETTMDPAVRRLLQVRIEDAIEADKVFTMLMGDEVEPRRAFIEANALRAVNIDV; translated from the coding sequence ATGAACGACACCCCCACTCCCGACACCCCCTCCACGGCCGGCTACGGCGCCGACGCGATCCAGATCCTCGAAGGGCTGGAGGCGGTGCGCAAGCGCCCGGGCATGTACATCGGCGACACGTCCGACGGCACGGGGCTGCACCACCTCGTCTTCGAGGTCGTCGACAACTCCATCGACGAGGCGCTGGCCGGGCACTGCGACGATATCGTCGTCACGATCCACACCGACAACTCCATCAGCGTGGTGGACAACGGGCGCGGCATCCCCACCGGCATCAAGTGGGATGACAAGCACGAGCCCAAACGCAGCGCGGCCGAGATCGCGCTGACCGAGCTGCACGCCGGCGGCAAGTTCAACCAGAACAGCTACAAGGTCTCCGGCGGCCTGCACGGCGTGGGCGTGAGCTGCGTCAACGCGCTGTCGCGCTGGCTGCGCCTGACCGTGCGCCGCGAGGGCAAGGTGCATGTGCTGGAGTTTGCGCGCGGCGTGGTGCAAAACCGCCTGGTCGAGACGGTGGCCGGGCCGGACGGACAGCCCGTCGAGGTCTCGCCGATGCGCGTCATCGGCGCCACCGACAAGCGCGGCACCGAGGTGCACTTCCTGCCGGACACCGAGATCTTCCGCGAAAACCACGATTTCCACTACGAGATCCTGGCCAAGCGGCTGCGCGAGCTGAGCTTCCTCAACAACGGCGTGCGCATCCGCCTGATCGACGAGCGCACCGGCAAGGCGGACGATTTCTCCGGCGCGGGCGGCGTGCGCGGCTTCGTCGGCTTCATCAACGCGGGCAAGAAGGTTCTGCACCCGACGGTGTTCCACGCCACCGGCGCGCGCCCGGCCGAGAGCTACGGCGGCATCCCGGGCACCGAAATCGGCGTCGAAGTCGCGATGCAGTGGAACGACGGCTACGCCGAGACGGTGCTGTGCTACACCAACAACATTCCGCAGCGCGACGGGGGCACGCACCTGACCGGGCTGCGCGCGGCGATGACGCGCGTGATCGGCAAGTACATCGAAGCCAACGAACTCGCGAAGAAGGCCAAGGTCGAGGTGACGGGCGATGACATGCGCGAGGGGCTGTGCTGCGTGCTCTCGGTCAAAGTGCCCGAGCCCAAGTTCAGCAGCCAGACCAAGGACAAGCTCGTGTCGTCGGAGGTGCGCGCGCCGGTGGAGGACATCGTCGCACGCGCGCTGACCGACTACTTGGAAGAGCACCCGAACGACGCCAAGATCATCTGCGGCAAGATCGTCGAGGCCGCGCGCGCGCGCGAGGCCGCGCGCAAGGCGCGCGAGATGACGCGCCGCAAGGGCGTGCTCGACGGGCTGGGGCTGCCGGGCAAGCTCGCCGATTGCCAGGAGAAGGACCCGGCCCTGTCCGAGCTCTACATCGTCGAGGGCGACTCGGCCGGCGGCAGCGCCAAGCAGGGTCGCGACCGCAAGTTTCAGGCCATCCTGCCGCTGCGCGGCAAGATCCTCAACGTCGAGAAGGCCCGCTACGAAAAGCTGCTCTCCAGCAACGAGATCTTGACGCTCATCACCGCGTTGGGCACTGGCATCGGCCGCGCCAGCGACGACGACGGTGGCAAGGGCAAGAACGGCGCGGACGACTTCGACATCGCCAAGCTGCGCTACCACCGCATCATCATCATGACCGACGCAGACGTCGACGGCGCGCACATCCGCACGCTGCTGCTGACGTTCTTCTATCGCCAGATGCCGGAGCTGGTCGAGCGTGGTCACATCTACATCGCGCAGCCGCCGCTGTACAAGGTGAAGTCCGGCAAGGAAGAGCTGTACCTGAAGGACGACGCGGCGCTGGAGGCGTTTTTGCTGCGCGTGGCGCTCAAGGACGCGAGCGTGCACACCGGCGGCGAATCGAACACGGTGCTGACCGGCGAGACGCTGGCCGAACTCGCCCGGCTGCACCAGGCGGCCGAGGGCGTGATCGCGCGCCTGTCGGTGTTCATGGACGCGGCGGCGCTGCGTGCGATCGCCGACGGTGTGGCCCTCAACCTGGACGACATGGAGGCCGCAGCCGCCAGCGCCGCGGCGCTGCAGGCGGCGCTGCGCGAAGGCGAGGGCAACGCCGTCCCGGCCGAGGTCAGCGCCGAGTTCGACGCGCGTACCGACAAGCCGCTGCTGCGCATCAGCCGCCGCCACCACGGCAACGTGCGCTCCAGCGTCATCACGCAGGACTTCGTGCACGGCGCGGACTACGCGGTGCTGGCCGAGGCGGCGCGCACCTTCCAGGGGCTGCTCGGCGAAGGGGCCAAGGTCGTGCGCGGCGATGGTGAGCGCGCGCGCGAGGCCGCGGTGCCCAACTTCCGCGCCGCGATGCGCTGGCTGCTCGCCGAAGCCGAGCGCACCACGACCCGTCAGCGCTACAAGGGCTTGGGCGAAATGAACCCCGAGCAGCTGTGGGAGACGACGATGGATCCTGCCGTGCGGCGGCTGTTGCAGGTGCGCATCGAGGACGCCATCGAGGCTGACAAGGTCTTCACGATGCTGATGGGCGACGAAGTCGAGCCGCGCCGCGCCTTCATCGAGGCCAACGCGCTGCGGGCGGTGAATATCGACGTGTGA
- the dnaA gene encoding chromosomal replication initiator protein DnaA, translating into MSSPRSSTEASASAQRVDAAPSDLWAACLERLGQELPAQQVNTWIRPLVARVADDGSRVTLGVANRFKMDWVRAQYAGKIGAALQAVAGRPVAVELVLAPREAVPRAAAAPAGAAVRAQALARTAPVLVEPPAEPAVAESPAAEHRHRLNPALTFATLVEGSANRMARAAAMHVAASPGQLYNPLFIYGGVGLGKTHLVHAIGNQLLAERPEAKVLYIHAEQFVSDVVKSYQRKTFDAFKQRYHNLDLLLIDDVQFFANKDRTQEEFFNAFEALLAKKSHIVMTSDTYPKGLTDIHERLVSRFDSGLTVAIEPPELEMRVAILISKAQAEGATMPEDVAFFVAKNVRSNVRELEGALRKILAYSRFNQREISIALAREALKDLLSIQNRQISVENIQKTVADFYKIKVADMYSRKRPANIARPRQIAMYLAKELTQKSLPEIGELFGGRDHTTVLHAVRKIAAERQTQPDLNQQLHVLEQTLKG; encoded by the coding sequence ATGAGTTCTCCGCGTTCCTCGACCGAAGCGAGCGCGTCGGCCCAGCGGGTCGACGCGGCGCCGTCCGACCTGTGGGCGGCCTGCCTCGAGCGCCTCGGGCAGGAGTTGCCCGCGCAGCAGGTCAACACCTGGATCCGGCCGCTGGTTGCCCGCGTCGCGGACGACGGGTCGCGGGTGACGCTGGGCGTGGCCAACCGGTTCAAGATGGACTGGGTGCGCGCGCAATACGCGGGCAAGATCGGCGCCGCGCTGCAGGCGGTGGCCGGGCGACCGGTGGCGGTGGAGCTGGTGCTGGCCCCGCGCGAGGCGGTCCCGCGGGCCGCGGCGGCGCCGGCGGGCGCGGCGGTCCGTGCCCAGGCGCTTGCGCGCACCGCGCCGGTGCTGGTCGAGCCGCCGGCCGAGCCCGCGGTGGCCGAATCCCCGGCGGCGGAGCACCGGCACCGGCTCAACCCCGCGCTGACCTTTGCGACGCTGGTGGAGGGCTCGGCCAACCGCATGGCGCGCGCCGCGGCGATGCACGTTGCGGCCAGCCCGGGGCAGCTCTACAACCCGCTGTTTATCTATGGCGGGGTGGGGCTGGGCAAGACGCACCTCGTGCACGCGATCGGCAACCAGCTGCTCGCCGAGCGACCGGAGGCCAAGGTGCTCTACATCCACGCCGAGCAGTTCGTCTCGGACGTGGTCAAGTCCTACCAGCGCAAGACGTTCGACGCGTTCAAGCAGCGCTACCACAACCTGGACCTGCTGCTGATCGACGACGTGCAGTTCTTCGCCAACAAGGACCGCACGCAGGAGGAGTTTTTCAACGCCTTCGAGGCGCTGCTGGCCAAAAAGAGCCACATCGTGATGACGTCGGACACCTACCCGAAGGGGCTGACCGACATCCACGAGCGGCTGGTGTCGCGCTTCGACTCGGGGCTGACGGTGGCGATCGAGCCGCCGGAGCTGGAGATGCGCGTGGCCATCCTCATCAGCAAGGCGCAGGCCGAAGGCGCGACGATGCCCGAGGACGTGGCCTTTTTCGTCGCGAAGAACGTGCGCTCCAACGTGCGCGAGCTCGAAGGGGCGCTGCGCAAGATCCTGGCGTACTCGCGCTTTAACCAGCGGGAGATTTCGATCGCGCTGGCGCGCGAGGCGCTCAAGGATCTGCTCAGCATCCAGAACCGCCAGATCAGCGTCGAGAATATCCAGAAGACGGTGGCCGACTTCTACAAGATCAAGGTCGCCGACATGTATTCCCGCAAGCGCCCGGCCAACATCGCGCGGCCGCGCCAGATCGCGATGTACCTGGCGAAGGAGCTGACGCAAAAGAGTCTGCCGGAAATCGGCGAGCTCTTCGGCGGGCGCGACCACACGACGGTGCTGCACGCGGTGCGCAAGATCGCCGCCGAGCGGCAGACCCAGCCCGATCTCAACCAGCAGCTCCACGTGCTGGAGCAGACCTTGAAAGGCTGA